The sequence gaactacaggtcccagccagcattgttgcccaaaatagtgtgccCACGCTGCTACCAGTAtaagtacaagcaccagcgtacccacggcagccagggcatgttggcacttgtcaaAGCACAAGTGGAAACATGACGTGACACCCACGGCagcctgagacctgtagttccacaaaacaaaattttttgttggtttcttttatataaatattttttttgggtaatgaggttgttgtgattttattttactattttgttaagtgggtatgctggtgcttgtacttaTACTAGTAGCAGCGTGGGGacaataatttggcaaacatggctgcctgggacatgtagttccacaaatctgatttttttttttttccatactattaccctactacccagagCCCCTgcctagtaggaagagccctagtggtatcagcactggcctgggtgtcaaTAGTGGGGTGGCACGCTTACATTTTTCAAGGGGAACACCCTTGTTAgcgaatccaggccagcgctgaacagtctgtgggtgtttagtcattatggcattcttacccctgctatagtgcctatcacccaagTTGTTTGGCTATAATACACCCTGTTGTATcaatacctttttaaagaaaacgcTATACTTagtttaatcccattgaaaattatCTCAAACTGCTATCTTGAGTGTTAAACATTCAACTCTTTCCCTGGAAGTTAATTTAATAATACTATTTCTTACCTAACcacaacttttttaattttatatttaattaaattaaaaatatgtatgcAAATTTAACCACTAATGACTATATATCAGAGTAGGAGCCATTACAACCGTCATACATGTATACAAAAAAATTTAGGGTACATGTAAAAATGTCATGTCTATTCTCTCTATTGTCatgtgctgctttttttttttaaaaaaaatggttgcaGTAGTTCACAGTTAACAAGTCTACAACATCCCAACTTTAAAAAATGGTAAtactatccccctaaaatattaGCAAGGTAACTGCATTTGATGAAGGTGTATCTATCTAATAATTAAAGGAACAATAAATtcaaaagtaaaattttattgtacaaaatacataagatttttaatacatttttcttaagttCATTCAGGCCCTTGGATATTCAAGCTGTTTCTTTAAAATGACATCCACCAATTCCATCCGAACATCTGcaagaaattttttttattaaaagcttatctttgaaattaatattacatttcacaTCTAAATACTGGAACATTGATATAGTGCTTTAGTTTATATGGACACAAAACATATCCTATTGACTCTTGATAAGGAGAAAAATGTTAACATTCAAAAATAGActgcattaaaaatgtatgtcTAAGTCAATAGTTATATAGTTTTTTACCTGAAAACTCTAGTTATGTCTGCAATTTTCCATTCCATGTTCCTGAAAGTTGTATCCATCCAATATTTGGGTGCAatcttaaaaaagtaaaaagaaagaagtgtatgtaaaacctgtattttttaacaaaatacaaacataacttttaaaacaAGGAAGGATCAGTATGGAGTACAATATTCATTGTCCATGTCACATCATATCCCTtccattctgcaaaaaaaattaaaaaattacatttttatgaaaaagaataaactgaaacaaactcacCAAATATTTAACAATGCTGATCATTCCTGATGTTGAAAGGTCTGTACATTTCACTTTTTCCTGTGTtaggataaaaaacaaaaaatatgattacttaaattttctcaagaataaaaaaaaaaaggaaagatatatttatgtatatatatatatatatatatatatatatatatatatatatatatacacacacacacacacacacacacacacacgaggagacagacacacatacacacacggagACTCAGACATTTCAGGCATGCATCctagagagaaataaataaataccaaataACATTGTAACGTAATGCTTTTGGATGATGTTATCCTCTTGCTTTCACTTCCTACGCATTTTGATCCACGATGCTTCTGGGTTACCTAGAATTGAATGTAAAACATAGAAATTAGGATACATTTACATTCGTATAAGAAACTTATAGACATTACTGTACATatgacatatttttgtttttatgtcactAACCTATTATCAGTTATACGCTTCTTTTAACTAATCATTTTCTTACCCTTCTTCCTCAGATGAGACGGGGTTGATGATTTCCTCTTCTGGATGTTCCTGTAACAATCTCCTCCTTGCTGACTCCGCTCTTCTTACTTCCACCACGGGGGTGTGTAGTGCAGATGACGTCCTCTGCTGTGGTGTTGGGGGAACAAATCCAGAAATGTTCCAATCGGCTAATGGGACTGAAACATTACCCTGTACTCGCCGGAGTCTCAGCTCTTCACTGATATTCATTACATGCATTGACAGcatttgcagatgcattgtctgtTGTTGTTGTAGCATATGCATCTGTGCCATGGATTGATTCATCTGGTAATACACTGCTGTATTCTGCTCCATTGCAGCAGCCATTCGCGTTTGTAAGTTGTTATTTACTTGAATCGATGCTGACATTTCACTGTGCACTGTGATGAGTCGCTCCAGTAACGAATTGGTGGTATTACGGGAGCTTcgtacctcttccacaacagacgtTAAACGGTCTACCGAGTCACCAATTCTCTGAACTCTGTCTTCCATATTTCGGCGAGATgtttcctgccttccttccatctttCTGGCAAAGTCTGTGATGGAATGAAACTGAGTGGCTTGTTCTGGCAGACCGTGCACCAGTTGtgttggaagactggtgcctgtggaaggtacccttgcttgagatggaccttcCCCTTCGGTGGTTGGAACTTGAAGGTTGGGGAAGGCTTGCTGTAGCATCTCAAATCTTGTTGCAGCATCTTCGTGGACCAAACTGTCAACTGGCGAAAATGTCAGTGATTGACTGTCATGTTCTAATTCCTctgtaaaaccaaaaaaaaaatactacatcaattattcagatattacattatatgatttcaatgtttaaaataatttgagTCATGCATGtattctgattaaaaaaaaataaaaaaaaattagtcacCGGTTACTGAGCAGACAGGAGATGCTATTTCTTCCATGGCAGCTTGAGAAAAAAAGGTGGATACTGGTGTTACCACCTGTTCCCTTGGGATGATGGattctaaaacataaaataaacaaataaaaattaaaatttgtcTATTAAATACCCCAAAAATATGTGAGACATTTCATTATCTAAAATGATACATGTGTACAATTACAATATGTATATTCCTAtggatctgaaaaaaaaatacgATTATATTGCTAGATAGTTATGtacacacaattttcaacatcTTCATACCTTCACGACTATGAGCAAGGGTTACTGAtgttcccccttcttcacacatctCTTCAACGGGTCGGCCttctatacataaaaataaattagataaaataaattattacatatatatctatatatagatagatagatagatagatagatagatagatagatagatagagagatagagagatagatagataggtatatagatgaaaaaaaatgagacattaaaaaaaaaagttgctgagaccaaacaaaaaattaattctgTGTAAACATTACCTCGCTGTACATCAGCAACAGGTTCCGAGACGTGTACCTCAGTCACTCTTCTTCTCTTGTGAGctgtaagttaattttaaaatactattaGATGCTATTATTAATTGTTGACAAGGATTTAAATAGTAATCAAGAGTGACAATGAGGAATAGTGAGTGAGAGAGTGTGATAGTGAAAGgaaaagatagagagagataaagcaatattaaagaaaaaaagagggagagtgacagtTAAAAGAAAGAGTGATAGTGaaagagcgagaaagagagagagagagagagagagtgaaatagagagagacatcatcatcatcatcatcatcatttatttatatagcgccactaattccgcagcgctgtacagagaactcattcacatcagtccctgccccattggagcttacagtctaaattccctactatagacacacactcacacacagacagagagggagagactagggtcaatttgatttcagccaattaacctaccagtatgttttttttttttggagacaTTGATAGACCTAAGAGCGACAGTGATATAACAAgagagagagttatagtaaaagagagagtgatagtgaaagagcgagaaagagagagagagaaagagagagagagagagtaaaatagAGAGAGACATTGATAGACCTAAGAGCGACAGTGATATAACAAgagagagagttatagtaaaagagagagaaggagatatatgcatattgttttacaatgcaaatataattaCCTTTTTTATTTGGTTCAACAGTTTGGGCAGGATGAGTAGACTTGGTTAAACGGCTTTCTTTTTCtgtaacaaataattataataagctttgcaaaatgtactatatttaaaatatattctatcTACTTGATCACAATATATACCTTGATTGGAAGCCGTTGTCGCTACTTCCACTGCGACTTGTCTTGGCATAAGCAATGTCAcacctataataaaaaataaaatttatttttagttatatagaagcaataacattacatttttgtttttggacaATTTTATGGAAATATTAGATGCACCAAAAATAAcaacttacattttacattggaagaatatttttttgatatatattaattgcaTGCAATAATTATAGTAACAAGTGTGACATCAATTCCCTGGTATTATTAGACAAATGATATACATTTCTATCTTACTATTACAAAattataaacatgtaaatatgtatgtgtatatgtagatatgtatgtgtacatgtagatatatatatatacacacacttgtaggttaattgactgctattggaatggtacagggactgatgtgagtgatttctcgatacagtgctgtggaatctgtggcactaaaaaaaaaatggtgatgatgatgtatgtacatacatacacaaatatgtttgattaaattttgatgtaaaacctaataaaataataaacaactttattatggaactttttttttttttatttaacataggtGATATTGTCCATAAAAACTGTTATGTGTGAATAATATTGCTTTAAGGTTAAAAGTTTAAGGGCTACATTTAATAAGCTGTTGATtagaaaaattggggatgttgcctatagcaatcaatctaattctagctttcatataaagctagaatctaattggttgctataggcaacagccacACTTTTgctaacccgcagcttagtaaatctagcactataATGGGTGTAATGTGTAGTGTAAAGTATGTAATCTATGGAGCATGTATACATGCATGTTACATCTTTATATCATACCTTCTCCTTCGACACTCCTCTGGCCCTTGTGTCCTTGAGAAGAacccaaatctaaaatacattaaagaaagatTTATTAGTACATCTTTATATAAGATTTTGGcaaggcaagtaaaaaaaaaaattacaaaaaaaaaaaaaattattatacatttgccatttacctcctgatttggattttctcttccggggtactgcttCACTTTCATGTCTTCTCCTTTGTGCTgcatcttgttctgcaaaattgtaaaaataattttagaattcTATACAAATTTAATTGACATCGTCACTTTTATAGACAATTATACATACCTCGTGGCTGGAAGGTGGATGGATCaagggtgtccactgtcccttccactccttccacaagatcatCACTGAGAATTTGCCGCATCTTCTTCTCCCAAGGCTTAAATTTTAGGCGCAGTGGCTTGCCACCACCGGTTCCCCTAGAATGACGGGCAACGGCTGCCATCTTTGCCTTCGTGGTGCGCTTGCAGTCCCGAAAGCGTTTCATGCAAACCGCAACTGATCGTACTCGAACACCTACTGCGGACACAGCAGAGGCAATCTGGGACCAAATCTTCTGCTTATGCTTGAAGGACGCCTTCAGCGATTGGGCACCCTTCAGTGTCTCGTAATGTTGCAGTACCCCAGCAACAAGGACTTCATTCTCCTCAAGTGTGAAGCGCCTGGATCGTGTTACAGATGGTCCTTCTTCATCATCAGATCCACTCTCTGTAAGATGTTGCTGCTGGGTGCTTGTGCTGGCTTGCACGCTGCTCACAAACTGCTGCCGCCTTCTTTCTTCTTGGCGCTCCTCAGGACGGTCTCTCCATTCCTCGCCACTGCTGACAATTTCTTCTTGGGTTCCCtgtgtagaagaagaagaagaatcccTACGCTCCCTAGACATGGCTACTCTAATAAAttttctttgcaaaaataaataaaaactattgactATTTAACAACACTTGCCTAAGGATACAGTACAATATCCTACTATAATACTAATAACAATTAATTAAACTACACAAGtacttgactaaaaaaaaaattcagttgtattaaaaataaattataatataatttttaagggaccaaactaGGTTAAATACAATCTATAAACTACAgaaaactaaatgataactaaggGAAAAAGGACAATAATACAACTGTAGaaatacagcaaaaaaatgaTGTAACACTAGATAAAAATATAGCAGTTGTATTTtaactaaattatattataattttttaaggGACAAAACTACGTGCAATACAATCTATGTAGACTGCAAAAAAGTAAATGCAAACTAATTCAATTTTTATCCTAAAACAAGTCAAAACTGCAATTGCTTaaatacaggaaaataaaatttttttttaaaaatgtgtgtgtatgtaaatgtatatatatatatatatatatatatatatatatatatatatatatatatataaggagatatatgtgtgtgtgtgtgtgtgtgtgtgtgtggtgggtgcaaTTAAATAAGTGTGGTATGTCTGTAGTATATTCTTGTGTGTATTTGcctgtattgtaaaaaataaaatgttattttttataaaaaaatatgtgtatagTGCAGTGTAGAGTCAACTCACTAATCCAATTTCGAAGATTAGAGCAATGGAGAGCAGTCAGGAGTCACAAGCCTCAGGAGTCACAAGCCACAGCAGTCACCAACCAAGTcagccaacagctatcagcaaatgacagtttgctgttggctgcattattttttcatactGAGCTGCCAGCGTAAAACACTCCCCTtagatttcaaactcgctaggaccaatagtagAGCGCGAGGCGGAggatgcaaaaaaacatttgcattgagcgagtttgtttttaaaacgagcgctcaaacggcaataaacgagcgcggaattttttttctttttcgagcgcgaaattttaacgcgtctcgctaacaattgaataccccccagacTCTCTGAGTGGTCCATAACCTTGATGTAACCCACTGCAATAAAAACTATCCATTTGTATACACCTCTAAAGATACATTGTAATTGGTAGTCTCCAACCTGTAGGCTCTTCTCTCTCAAAATAATATGCTCTATATGTATACTAACTTTGTAAGCTTGTAAAAATAACTATATTTATTTGATGTTTCGTGAGAAAGTGCTGGAAGGTATGTTCCTCACAGATTTCTGTAATATGTGTCagagaaaatatttttgttagaaatatttttctttctaaagTCAGGTTTCACAAAAGCCAGACAAAGGCTCTGGAGATGGATTGGAGAAAGAATATGGGCAGGTTCACAATCAATAATTCAGTGCAGATTTGGGACTGATGGCATAGCTAATTACAACTGCCTTCAGCTTGTTATAAGGGTGTGGTTACAAAAACTGTTTGCAGATAAAATCTGGGtaaagagaggtttttttttttaatatttctctctGAGTAACAAATTGcttaaataaattatgttaaatcggtttaaaaaaaaacaaagaataaaacCCATATAGCAGATCTTGCTATATGCTGCTATGGACAGCACTTGCATCATCTCCTCATGTTCCTCCCTTGGTAGATTCTTTCACCACACTCCTGAATcatttattgcaggaaaaagagCAGTATAGAACATATATGTCCTTAACCACTGGCTTTTAAACACTGTACCTGACATGCAAGTTTACACAGCTACATAGCATGAAGCCTCATGTAAAAATTAAACCTATTCTATTTTATGTTTCTATACCCATTTCCATTCATACTTGTGCATGCATAGGTTTGCATTGTGTCTTTTGTATTGTGCTTGCTCCATTTCAGTccctttaaagcaggcctgtccaacctgcggccctccaggtgttgtgaaactaccagtcccagcatgctcttccagctatcaactggttgtctactggcaaagcatgctgggactggtagtttcacaacacctggagggccgcaggttggacaggcctgctttaaagtaTGTCACTGGATTTGGAAAAGTCAAAAGCTTCACAGCattgttgttttgctttttccccacattaatAGAGGTTGACTTATCTCTTTTAATGCAGGTAGTCCTGGGGGATATTGATTGAGTAATAGACTGAGCGGCTACTGTTGGACCCAGTCAATTCAGTTCATTATGAAGCAGGTTTTATAGTGGAGCAGTTTGCCtgatattttggggggggggggggggggaatatttcCAGAAGAATATAATTTAAGAAGACTTCTAGTGGATTGCAAGAAgaataattattttggattacACGAAGAATAAGTGGTTCAAGAATTTGAGGGaccatgctgcccattttttattttgttttcatctcTCTGTGAGTAACATTTCCTTAAAAACTGATTTCTAACCAATCTAAGGAACATTCATTCTTATATAATATCCAATTTATTTAAACGGGGATTCTACATATAGTGCTCACGCTGGAAATCCCATTGAAAAGAATGGGCAGCTGAAATGAATGGACAAAAGCAGACTATGCATACTTCACTATTCTGAAACATTGTATCTTGTAGTATGTCCGGACCACTGATTGGACAGTGCTCTTGATACACATTGCTCTTGATTCATTTTACAAGtcaaaataagttaaaaatagcaaaattggCATTCTCTGCCAAGAAAATCCACCATTAGAAAGCCGCATAGGATATTCACTGAACGGCAGTATTTACAGGCATAAGATTCATGCTGTCCCAGCACATGGGGAAAAATTGTTTATCTTGTCATGTCAATGTGATACACAACATATTTATGTGCATTAGTCAATATAAATAAGAATGTCAATTTAAAGCAGTTGAAGAAAGATGGACATTTTTGTAAGTTTTAATGGTGTAGTATCATACTAGAGAAATCAATTGCAAGTGaaaggaaaacaataaaatatataaaagaaaatatcaaaagGAAAAAGAGAATAACGAAATTGTAAAATGttgatacatataaaatatatgtgaatTAACAAAATCAGTTCTACAAATATGTGCCATAAAACGTCATACTTTATATTACCATTAAATAatcaatttaatatataaaaacagtacGGTATATTAATTATATTCTAATACTCCAAATCCACTATtggttaataaatgtttttcacatATTCCCAAATCCACTATTGgttaataaatgttattcacaTATTCTTTAGGATATTtaacaaaataagaaaatagaTAGTTATCCAGGTAAACCAGGATTTACTCTCCAAATATTGAAATAGTATAACAAAAActttaaagaattttaaaatcTACTGCTTAGTTGATCCCATGGATACaaggttttattaaaaaaaacatgcatttctGCATTAGAGCCATGTAAGAAAAAGAACTGTTTTACTAAGTTTATAAAGTTTTATCATACGCTACATAGCATATACCATGTGTTGTTCCCAGTTCCTATCCACAgatcataaatatactgtatatcacctGCATTCACTGGAGCTCAATGATTGGGGTGTTACTAACACCTGCAGGTCATAGAGTGAGGGCTGCAAAATAATCAGTGTTTCCTGGCCTGTGATCATGTAGCACATCAGATTTTGGTATACATTGTTTTTTCTTAAACTCATTACTGGCAGATATCATAGACAACGAACTGTGCTACAAAGGTGTCAGAGACAATTTGAGTaaacaaaaaagtacaaaaaatgtaTGGTGTTATTTATAATATTCCTACTTAAACCCATCCAAACATTTTCCATGTTTTGCAGTTTAGATAGTTCTTAggatataatattatttaattacatatatttatgtaactCCATCATACCCTGCAGCATTTGATAGTTGggaaaaacatattaataaaaccAGACTGGGTATTAATAAAGAGACAAAAAGGTATGATGG is a genomic window of Mixophyes fleayi isolate aMixFle1 chromosome 2, aMixFle1.hap1, whole genome shotgun sequence containing:
- the LOC142141416 gene encoding uncharacterized protein LOC142141416: MSRERRDSSSSSTQGTQEEIVSSGEEWRDRPEERQEERRRQQFVSSVQASTSTQQQHLTESGSDDEEGPSVTRSRRFTLEENEVLVAGVLQHYETLKGAQSLKASFKHKQKIWSQIASAVSAVGVRVRSVAVCMKRFRDCKRTTKAKMAAVARHSRGTGGGKPLRLKFKPWEKKMRQILSDDLVEGVEGTVDTLDPSTFQPREQDAAQRRRHESEAVPRKRKSKSGDLGSSQGHKGQRSVEGEGVTLLMPRQVAVEVATTASNQEKESRLTKSTHPAQTVEPNKKAHKRRRVTEVHVSEPVADVQREGRPVEEMCEEGGTSVTLAHSREESIIPREQVVTPVSTFFSQAAMEEIASPVCSVTEELEHDSQSLTFSPVDSLVHEDAATRFEMLQQAFPNLQVPTTEGEGPSQARVPSTGTSLPTQLVHGLPEQATQFHSITDFARKMEGRQETSRRNMEDRVQRIGDSVDRLTSVVEEVRSSRNTTNSLLERLITVHSEMSASIQVNNNLQTRMAAAMEQNTAVYYQMNQSMAQMHMLQQQQTMHLQMLSMHVMNISEELRLRRVQGNVSVPLADWNISGFVPPTPQQRTSSALHTPVVEVRRAESARRRLLQEHPEEEIINPVSSEEEG